The region TATCGTAATTATTATTGTTTCTGTTTAATTATATCTGATCATATTATCACAGGCAATATTTTGTGATTTTGAGTTTTATTCTCTATAATTAGGTTACTATGGAGAGTTTTATCGTATGTATTACAGGTGCAAGTGGTTCATTATACGGTATAAGGACTGTTCAGGAACTGTCATTAAGGTATAAAGTATTTCTTGTTGTTTCCAATGGTGCCTACACTGTTATGGAAAAGGAGCTTGGTATCTCAAGAGATGCTTTCATCAAAAATTTACCTGAAAATGTTGAGATCTACTCTGAGGAACAGATAGATGCTCCTGTGGCAAGTGGATCAAGATTTTCCAGTGTGAAAGGGGTTATAGTAGCTCCATGTTCAATGGGAACACTTGGCGCTGTTGCCAATGGAATTTCCAGCAATCTGATACACAGGGTTGTTGATGTTGCTCTAAAGGAAAGGAAAAAGGTATGTCTTCTTGTAAGGGAGATGCCTTACTCCCTTGTTCATATAGAGAACATGAGGAAGTTTACCCTTGCAGGTGGTATAATAGCTCCTGCATCACCAGGTTTTTACCACAGACCTGAGAGTGTTGATGATATTGTAAATTTTGTTGTAGGTAAACTGCTGGATATATTCGGTGTTGAACACTCACTTTACAGAAGATGGAGGGAGGATGAGGATAAGTGAGTGTGTTGAGCTTTATCTTTCATATATATCGGACAGATCAGCTTATACTGTAAGAAATTACAGGACTGATCTCAAACAGTTTGTCCAGTCTGTTGGGGATAAAGATATAACAGAGATTACAAAAGCGGATATAGCAAAGTTCAGGATGTTCCTTCAGGCAAACAGGAGAAAGTCATCAACAATAGCGAGAAAGCTTGCATCTGTTAACTCGTTTTTTGAGTATCTTATTGATCTTGAACTGATAAGCTCATCTCCTGTTTCTAAATCTCACAGACCTAAGGTTTCTCAGAAAATTCCTTCATCTTTATCTAACGAGGAGATCCAGAAAGTTCTCAAGTCATGTGAAAATCTCCTTGAAAAAACTGTTATTGTTCTGATGTTAACGACGGGTATAAGGTCATCTGAACTATTAAGCATCAGAAGATCGGATATACTGATAGAAAAAGACGGGAGAACTTTTGCTCCGGATACTATCCTTGAAAATTATACAGATGGAAGCGAAGTGGCTTATATAAAGATAAAAGGAAAAGGTGGAAAGGAGAGGGTTGTTCCGGTTTCAGGAAAACCTCTTAATATTCTTCTTCAGTATCTTGATAAAAACAGGGATGAAAGACTCTTTCCTTTTTCATACCATACACTCAGAAGACTGATAAGCAACATAGGCAGTAGATCAGGAATACCTCTTCATCCACATAAACTTAGGCATACAGCTGCAACAATAGCTTTAAAGTCTGGGGCAGAGCTCAGAGTTATTCAGGAGTTGCTGGGTCACGCATCTCCACTGACAACAGCAAGATATGCAAAAGTAGGTCATGAACAGCTTGTTAAGGCAACAAGGACATTGTCTGAAAGTATAGATCTATAACCTTACCGGAATCCCTTTTTCCTTTAAAAACTCTTTAAGCTCCCCTATTGTAAGCTCTTTGAAATGGAAAAGTGAGGCAGCAAGTGCAGCATCAGCCTTCCCCTCTGTGAATGCATCATAAAAATCTTCCTTTTTTCCTGCTCCACCTGAAGCTATAACAGGTATTGAAACGGCCTCACTTATGGCTCTTGTTAGAGCTATATCGTAACCATTTTTGGTTCCATCCCTGTCCATTGATGTTAGAAGTATCTCCCCTGCACCTAAATCCTCAACAGCTTTAGCCCATTCAACAGCATCTATACCTGTAGCTGTTCTTCCTCCGTTTATATAAACCTCCCATCTATCCTTGCCTGTTCTTTTTGCATCTATCGCTACCACTATTGTTGACGAACCAAATCTTACAGCAGCTGATTCTACAAGGGATGGATTTTTTACTGCGGCTGTATTTATAGATACCTTGTCAGCACCACTCTCAAGGAGTTTCCTCACATCCTCAAGTGATCTGACACCTCCCCCAACCGTTAGAGGCATAAAGACTGTCTCAGCTGTCTGTTTAACAACATCAAGTATTATATCCCTTTCTTCTGCAGATGCTGTTATATCAAGGAAAACAAGTTCGTCAGCCCCTGCCTCGTCATAGGCTTTAGCAGCCTCTACAGGGTCTCCCGCATCAACAAGATTAACAAAGTTAACACCTTTTACAACCCTTCCTTTATTAACGTCAAGACATGGGATTATTCTTTTAGCAAGCATCTCTCACCTCGTTTTTTTTAAGTTCAGGTTCTCCTTCAAGAGGTATATTTTCTATCTCTTTTATATTGAATTTTTTTAAGAAATCTCTGAAATCTCTGTTAACAGGTATTCCTTCCCTCTGAAGTATCTGAAAGAACTTACAGAATATCTTTTCTCCGTGTTTATCCAGATCAAATAAAAGTATAACCTCACTGCAGTTTTCAACTTTTTCCAGAATATCATAAAATTTCTTTCCCTTGAGAGGTATTATATTTTTAATACCTAATTTTTTTAATCTATCCTCATCTTTTTTTCCTTCTACAAGAACAACAACATTTTCTCTGCTTCCTTCTTCTTTAAGCTTTTCTTTCCAGTCTTCAAAGGAGCTGAATTCCATTATTTCTTTTTGAAAATATTCTTTAAGGCGTTTATGATCTTTTGGATTATGGATTTCAGGAGAGATCTGTCCACCTCTTCCTCTTCTAATCTCTCCCTTATGTACTCCTCACCTTTTACTTTTTTAAGGTGCTCAAGTATCTCTGTAAAAACCTCCAGAGGGTTGAATGGTTTTTCAAGAATGGCTGTCACTTTCATATGTTCAAAAAACTCC is a window of Persephonella marina EX-H1 DNA encoding:
- a CDS encoding UbiX family flavin prenyltransferase; protein product: MESFIVCITGASGSLYGIRTVQELSLRYKVFLVVSNGAYTVMEKELGISRDAFIKNLPENVEIYSEEQIDAPVASGSRFSSVKGVIVAPCSMGTLGAVANGISSNLIHRVVDVALKERKKVCLLVREMPYSLVHIENMRKFTLAGGIIAPASPGFYHRPESVDDIVNFVVGKLLDIFGVEHSLYRRWREDEDK
- a CDS encoding tyrosine-type recombinase/integrase; the protein is MRISECVELYLSYISDRSAYTVRNYRTDLKQFVQSVGDKDITEITKADIAKFRMFLQANRRKSSTIARKLASVNSFFEYLIDLELISSSPVSKSHRPKVSQKIPSSLSNEEIQKVLKSCENLLEKTVIVLMLTTGIRSSELLSIRRSDILIEKDGRTFAPDTILENYTDGSEVAYIKIKGKGGKERVVPVSGKPLNILLQYLDKNRDERLFPFSYHTLRRLISNIGSRSGIPLHPHKLRHTAATIALKSGAELRVIQELLGHASPLTTARYAKVGHEQLVKATRTLSESIDL
- the hisF gene encoding imidazole glycerol phosphate synthase subunit HisF — encoded protein: MLAKRIIPCLDVNKGRVVKGVNFVNLVDAGDPVEAAKAYDEAGADELVFLDITASAEERDIILDVVKQTAETVFMPLTVGGGVRSLEDVRKLLESGADKVSINTAAVKNPSLVESAAVRFGSSTIVVAIDAKRTGKDRWEVYINGGRTATGIDAVEWAKAVEDLGAGEILLTSMDRDGTKNGYDIALTRAISEAVSIPVIASGGAGKKEDFYDAFTEGKADAALAASLFHFKELTIGELKEFLKEKGIPVRL
- a CDS encoding toprim domain-containing protein; this encodes MEFSSFEDWKEKLKEEGSRENVVVLVEGKKDEDRLKKLGIKNIIPLKGKKFYDILEKVENCSEVILLFDLDKHGEKIFCKFFQILQREGIPVNRDFRDFLKKFNIKEIENIPLEGEPELKKNEVRDAC